CCTCGTCATCTAAAAAATGAGCGGTGCCGCGCGACAGCCAATCCTCGTCCGGCAGACAGTCCGCGTCTATATTCACGACGATATCGCCTGTCGCTTCCAGCCGGCCGCGCTCTCTGGCCCATAGCAAGCCTTTACGTGATTCATGCACGACTTTGACCGGAAATCCTTCGGCTATCTCCGCCGTACGGTCGGTGCTGGCGTTATTGACCACGATGATCTCGAAATCTGGATGACTCTGCGCGAGCAAAGCCCGTATCGTGGCAGAGATATTCTTCTCCTCGTTATGCGCTGGTATGACAACGGAAGCTCTCATATAGATTTATTTCATCTTATGGCTTTCCATTCCTTGGACTTGGACCTACCGGTCAAAGCCACGTAAAACGTTTCAAACATCCAAATAGACAAGAGCTTCGGCCAGCCGACTTTATGTCCCCGGCGGCCTGTATGGAGAATAACGAGCGTGGGGTCATATGCCGTCCGGCCCACTTTGGACAACCGTTGGAACATATCTCCGTCTTCGCGGCATATCAGGTTCTCATTGAAACCTCCGACTTTTT
Above is a window of Patescibacteria group bacterium DNA encoding:
- a CDS encoding glycosyltransferase family A protein; amino-acid sequence: MRASVVIPAHNEEKNISATIRALLAQSHPDFEIIVVNNASTDRTAEIAEGFPVKVVHESRKGLLWARERGRLEATGDIVVNIDADCLPDEDWLSRGTAHFLDDE